Proteins encoded in a region of the Brevundimonas vesicularis genome:
- a CDS encoding J domain-containing protein, protein MGLIWLALAAIAVWALVRLGRQTERRGRAHWRVTATLLGAVLLAGGALAAFRGSWLTAAALAGAGLYLAWSSRMRPVIRSESISEADARAVLGVGPAATETEIRAAWKRAMARAHPDQGGTEGLAARVNAARDRLLAKYRRR, encoded by the coding sequence ATGGGTTTGATCTGGCTGGCCCTGGCGGCGATCGCCGTTTGGGCGCTAGTGCGGCTGGGCCGGCAGACCGAGCGACGCGGACGCGCTCACTGGCGCGTGACAGCGACCCTGCTGGGCGCGGTGCTGCTGGCGGGCGGCGCGCTGGCGGCGTTTCGTGGATCGTGGCTGACGGCGGCGGCGTTGGCTGGGGCAGGACTCTATCTGGCCTGGTCCTCCCGCATGCGGCCGGTCATCCGATCCGAATCCATCAGCGAGGCTGACGCCCGCGCCGTGCTGGGCGTCGGGCCAGCCGCGACCGAGACGGAAATCCGCGCGGCTTGGAAACGCGCCATGGCCCGCGCCCATCCCGATCAGGGCGGCACGGAGGGGCTGGCGGCGCGCGTCAACGCCGCGCGCGATCGACTGCTCGCAAAATACCGGCGCCGCTAG
- the fabF gene encoding beta-ketoacyl-ACP synthase II, with protein sequence MRRVVVTGIGLLTPLGWGVEKSWKGIVEGRSGIGPITSFDTTGYGCTIAGEVPSVDGRGGGGEGDFDPEKIMSAKDRKRVDDFILYAIAAADEALADANWKPETDEDKERTGVMVGSGIGGLGPIADTAIVLKEQGVRRVSPFFIPSALINLAGGQISIRHGLKGPNHAAVTACATGAHAIGDAARMIALDDADVMVAGGAESSVVPIGIAGFLACKALCTAYNDTPEKASRPYDRGHAGFVMGEGAGILVLEEYEHAKARGAKIYAEVVGYGMSGDAYHITAPSEDGEGGVRAMKAALKRAGLQPSDLDYVNAHGTSTMADWIELKGIEGLVGDHAQNLTVSSTKSMTGHLLGAAGAIEAAFCVLAIRDQIAPPTINLGDPEMETPIDLVPNTAKPMKIDVAMSNSFGFGGTNASVIFKKVD encoded by the coding sequence ATGCGCCGCGTCGTCGTTACGGGCATCGGTCTGCTGACCCCCCTGGGTTGGGGCGTCGAGAAGAGCTGGAAGGGCATCGTCGAGGGACGCTCGGGCATCGGCCCGATCACGTCGTTCGACACTACGGGTTATGGCTGCACCATCGCCGGCGAAGTGCCGAGCGTCGATGGACGCGGCGGCGGCGGCGAAGGCGACTTCGATCCCGAGAAGATCATGTCCGCCAAGGACAGGAAGCGTGTCGACGACTTTATCCTGTACGCCATCGCGGCGGCGGATGAGGCCTTGGCGGATGCCAACTGGAAGCCCGAGACGGACGAGGACAAGGAGCGCACCGGCGTAATGGTCGGCTCCGGCATCGGCGGCCTGGGCCCCATCGCCGACACGGCCATCGTGCTGAAGGAACAGGGCGTGCGTCGCGTCAGCCCCTTCTTCATTCCCAGCGCTCTGATCAATCTGGCCGGTGGCCAAATCTCGATCCGTCATGGCCTGAAGGGGCCGAACCATGCGGCGGTGACCGCCTGCGCCACCGGCGCCCACGCCATCGGCGATGCGGCCCGGATGATCGCGTTGGACGACGCGGACGTGATGGTGGCGGGCGGGGCCGAAAGCTCGGTCGTGCCGATCGGCATCGCGGGCTTTTTGGCCTGCAAGGCGTTGTGCACCGCCTATAACGATACGCCGGAGAAGGCGTCGCGTCCCTATGACCGCGGACATGCGGGCTTCGTCATGGGCGAAGGCGCCGGCATCCTGGTGCTGGAAGAATACGAACACGCCAAGGCACGTGGGGCCAAGATCTATGCCGAGGTCGTGGGCTACGGCATGAGCGGCGACGCCTATCACATCACCGCCCCGTCCGAGGACGGCGAGGGCGGGGTGCGGGCCATGAAGGCGGCGCTGAAACGGGCCGGTCTGCAGCCGTCCGACCTGGACTACGTCAACGCCCACGGCACCTCGACCATGGCCGACTGGATCGAGCTGAAGGGGATCGAGGGGCTGGTCGGCGATCATGCGCAGAACCTGACCGTCTCCTCGACCAAGTCGATGACCGGACACCTACTGGGCGCGGCGGGCGCCATCGAGGCGGCGTTCTGCGTGCTGGCCATCCGCGATCAGATCGCGCCGCCGACGATCAATCTGGGCGACCCCGAGATGGAAACGCCCATCGACCTGGTCCCCAACACCGCCAAGCCGATGAAGATCGATGTGGCAATGTCCAACAGCTTCGGCTTCGGAGGCACCAACGCCTCGGTGATCTTCAAGAAGGTCGACTGA
- a CDS encoding SPOR domain-containing protein: protein MTPAEATRPVLIALAFASSLAVAGCGAVDSDPHRFSAMADNVASINIPLSARDRETRHAVAEKAGLRPVRFTPVKVAVMDPHAMWDARDVQAGLRPVGEDTGLRDAVVRAASPAVVKAVADEAISRVQAPVLRPASLPATRETGRTIQLGAYSSAAGARLAWDRMKATSDLSGLSPIYQEVEVNGRRLTRLKVGPVSTETAAAVCRSAAVADAWCARNS, encoded by the coding sequence ATGACGCCCGCAGAAGCGACCCGTCCAGTTCTGATCGCCCTGGCTTTCGCCAGCAGCCTAGCCGTCGCCGGTTGTGGCGCGGTGGACAGCGATCCCCATCGGTTCAGCGCGATGGCCGACAACGTCGCGTCGATCAACATTCCGCTATCGGCCCGCGATCGCGAAACCCGGCATGCCGTGGCTGAAAAGGCCGGACTGCGGCCTGTGCGCTTCACGCCGGTCAAGGTGGCGGTCATGGATCCTCACGCCATGTGGGACGCTCGTGACGTTCAGGCGGGTCTGCGCCCCGTCGGTGAGGATACCGGGCTGCGCGACGCGGTTGTACGGGCTGCCTCGCCGGCGGTCGTGAAAGCCGTTGCGGATGAGGCGATCTCGCGGGTTCAGGCGCCGGTGTTGCGTCCCGCCAGCCTTCCGGCGACGCGGGAAACCGGGCGAACAATCCAACTGGGCGCCTATTCCAGTGCGGCCGGCGCGCGTCTGGCTTGGGATCGGATGAAGGCTACGTCAGACCTGTCGGGATTGTCGCCGATCTATCAGGAGGTCGAGGTCAACGGCCGTCGGCTGACGCGGCTGAAGGTCGGGCCGGTCTCGACCGAAACCGCCGCTGCGGTATGCCGCTCCGCCGCTGTCGCCGACGCTTGGTGCGCGCGCAACAGCTGA
- the fabD gene encoding ACP S-malonyltransferase: MTLALLFPGQGSQAVGMGAPLADAFQSARDVFAEVDEALGQKLSVLIREGPEDQLTLTENAQPALMAVSVAAIRALKTEFGFDVASAAYVAGHSLGEYSALAAAGAISLSDTARLLKLRGQAMQRAVPVGQGAMASLIGPKTDLALAEAAAAAGSEIGVCVVANDNNNGNIVISGEKAAVDRAIEKAKELGARAIPLNVSAPFHCPLMQPAADEMAAALAEAKIVAPVVPVVANVLARPESDPEVIRRLLVEQVTGRVRWRESMEWMATEGGVTRFVEIGSGKVLTGMAKRIAPDAEALPLNTPEELEAFAKG, from the coding sequence ATGACCCTCGCACTTCTGTTTCCGGGGCAGGGCAGCCAGGCCGTCGGCATGGGCGCGCCGTTGGCGGACGCTTTCCAATCCGCTCGCGACGTCTTCGCCGAGGTGGACGAGGCGCTGGGCCAGAAGCTGTCGGTGCTGATACGCGAAGGCCCCGAGGATCAACTGACCCTGACCGAGAACGCCCAGCCTGCATTGATGGCGGTGTCCGTGGCGGCGATCCGGGCGTTGAAGACCGAATTCGGCTTTGACGTGGCGAGCGCGGCCTATGTGGCCGGTCACTCGCTGGGCGAATATTCGGCCCTGGCGGCCGCGGGGGCGATCTCGCTGTCGGACACGGCGCGGCTGCTGAAACTGCGTGGTCAGGCCATGCAGCGCGCGGTTCCGGTGGGGCAGGGGGCGATGGCCTCGCTGATCGGGCCCAAGACCGATCTGGCGCTGGCGGAAGCAGCGGCGGCGGCCGGTTCGGAAATCGGCGTCTGCGTGGTCGCCAATGACAACAACAACGGCAATATCGTCATCTCAGGCGAGAAGGCCGCAGTGGACCGGGCCATCGAGAAGGCCAAGGAACTGGGCGCGCGGGCCATTCCTCTGAACGTCTCGGCGCCCTTCCACTGCCCGCTGATGCAGCCGGCGGCCGACGAGATGGCCGCCGCCCTGGCCGAAGCGAAGATTGTCGCGCCGGTCGTGCCTGTCGTCGCCAACGTCCTGGCGCGGCCCGAGAGCGATCCGGAAGTCATCCGCCGCCTGCTGGTCGAACAGGTCACCGGCCGGGTGCGCTGGCGCGAGAGCATGGAATGGATGGCGACCGAAGGCGGCGTGACGCGCTTTGTCGAGATCGGCTCGGGCAAGGTGCTGACCGGCATGGCCAAGCGGATCGCACCGGACGCCGAGGCCTTGCCGCTGAATACGCCCGAAGAGTTGGAAGCGTTCGCCAAGGGCTGA
- a CDS encoding class II 3-deoxy-7-phosphoheptulonate synthase produces MTRWTPESWRTKTALHMPADYPDPAALARVEDELRALPPLVFAGEARRLTSKLAQVERGDAFLLQGGDCAESFKEFSTDNIRDTFRLILQMAVVLTFAGRKPVVKVGRIAGQFAKPRSSPLEEIDGVELPSYRGDIINGMGFTAEERAPDPQRLIRAYNQSASTLNLLRAFAGGGYADLYNIHRWTLGFAGDNAAGAQYRELADKITEALAFMEAVGVTPETHPDLSRVEVFTSHEALLLNVESALTRLDGGSGEWFDTSAHMLWIGERTRQLDGAHVEFMKGIKNPIGVKCGPTMTADDLLPLIDALNPDNVSGRLTLIGRFGHDKVGERLPKLMREVKASGRKVIWSIDPMHGNTLKAGNGYKTRPFDRILGEVRTFIDVAEAEGVHPGGVHLEMTGQNVTECIGGAQAVTEDDLSNRYHTHCDPRLNADQALELAFLVAERLKAGRVAQSAAA; encoded by the coding sequence ATGACACGCTGGACACCCGAAAGCTGGAGAACCAAGACCGCCCTGCATATGCCGGCGGACTATCCGGATCCTGCCGCCCTCGCGCGGGTGGAAGACGAGCTGCGCGCCTTGCCGCCGCTGGTCTTCGCCGGCGAAGCGCGGCGCCTGACGTCGAAGCTGGCCCAGGTCGAGCGGGGCGACGCCTTCCTCCTGCAGGGCGGCGACTGCGCCGAGAGCTTCAAGGAGTTCTCGACCGACAATATCCGCGACACCTTCCGCCTGATCCTTCAGATGGCGGTCGTCTTGACCTTCGCCGGACGCAAGCCGGTGGTGAAGGTGGGGCGGATCGCGGGCCAGTTCGCCAAGCCCCGCTCGTCGCCATTGGAAGAGATCGACGGCGTCGAACTGCCCAGCTATCGCGGCGACATCATCAACGGCATGGGCTTCACGGCCGAGGAGCGCGCGCCCGATCCGCAGCGTCTGATCCGCGCCTACAACCAGTCGGCCTCGACGCTGAACCTGCTGCGGGCCTTCGCGGGCGGCGGCTATGCCGACCTGTACAACATCCATCGCTGGACCCTGGGCTTCGCCGGAGACAATGCCGCCGGCGCCCAGTACCGCGAGCTGGCCGACAAGATCACCGAGGCCCTGGCCTTCATGGAGGCGGTCGGCGTCACGCCAGAGACCCATCCGGACCTCAGCCGGGTCGAGGTCTTCACCAGCCACGAGGCCCTGCTGCTCAACGTCGAAAGCGCCCTGACGCGTCTGGATGGCGGTTCCGGCGAATGGTTCGACACCTCAGCCCACATGCTGTGGATCGGCGAGCGCACGCGTCAGCTGGACGGCGCCCACGTCGAGTTCATGAAGGGGATCAAGAACCCGATCGGCGTGAAGTGCGGGCCGACCATGACCGCCGACGACCTGCTGCCGCTGATCGACGCCCTGAACCCGGACAATGTCTCGGGTCGCCTGACGCTGATCGGACGCTTCGGTCACGACAAGGTGGGCGAGCGCCTGCCCAAGCTGATGCGCGAAGTGAAAGCTTCGGGCCGCAAGGTCATCTGGTCCATCGACCCTATGCACGGCAATACGCTCAAGGCCGGCAACGGCTACAAGACTCGGCCGTTCGACCGCATCCTGGGCGAAGTCCGGACCTTCATCGATGTGGCCGAGGCGGAAGGCGTCCACCCCGGCGGCGTCCACCTGGAAATGACCGGCCAGAATGTCACCGAATGCATCGGCGGCGCCCAGGCGGTGACCGAGGACGATCTGTCCAACCGCTATCACACCCACTGCGACCCGCGCCTGAACGCCGACCAGGCGTTGGAGTTGGCCTTCCTGGTGGCGGAACGGCTGAAGGCCGGGCGGGTGGCGCAGTCGGCGGCGGCCTAG
- a CDS encoding chorismate mutase, with product MPHTNLQQVWPDMADLTPEQQALAALRAEIDGIDDQILALFEQRLAIAATVGRAKDAPTGPHTKLRPDREQAVLSRMLKQAKPENAEAVEHLWREIVGWGLARQGRLQVQVWAPIEPTRAYDGARLRFGAAADIKMVRDPQRALAFAAEGHGIAVLAINTEDAWWMGLRREWSMLSVFDGYGGETPTSLAVGKIDPPALPKGRRVVVTAGGDAGDGGGARRWGLNTHHGWTIALTDADLAPGDAEGCVGAIG from the coding sequence ATGCCCCATACCAACCTTCAGCAAGTCTGGCCTGACATGGCCGACCTGACCCCCGAACAGCAGGCGCTGGCCGCCTTGCGCGCCGAAATCGACGGCATCGACGACCAGATCCTGGCTCTGTTCGAGCAACGCCTGGCCATCGCCGCCACCGTCGGCCGCGCCAAGGATGCGCCCACGGGACCGCACACCAAGCTGCGTCCCGATCGCGAACAAGCCGTCCTCTCGCGTATGCTGAAGCAGGCCAAGCCCGAGAACGCCGAGGCAGTCGAGCATCTGTGGCGCGAGATTGTCGGGTGGGGCCTGGCGCGCCAAGGCCGGCTTCAGGTCCAGGTCTGGGCCCCAATCGAACCGACCCGCGCCTATGACGGCGCGCGCCTGCGTTTCGGGGCCGCCGCCGACATCAAGATGGTGCGCGATCCGCAAAGGGCCCTGGCTTTCGCCGCCGAGGGCCACGGGATCGCCGTGCTGGCGATCAATACCGAGGACGCCTGGTGGATGGGTCTGCGCCGCGAATGGTCGATGCTGAGCGTGTTCGACGGCTACGGCGGCGAGACCCCGACGTCTCTGGCGGTCGGAAAGATCGATCCGCCGGCTCTGCCCAAGGGCCGACGCGTGGTGGTCACGGCGGGTGGAGACGCCGGCGATGGCGGCGGCGCCCGCCGCTGGGGCCTGAACACGCATCACGGCTGGACCATCGCCCTGACCGACGCCGATCTGGCGCCGGGCGACGCAGAGGGCTGCGTCGGCGCGATCGGCTGA
- the panC gene encoding pantoate--beta-alanine ligase — translation MIDAAPLPVVRTVADLRAIVRDWKRQGLSVGMVPTMGALHEGHLTLVREAARRTDRVVASNFVNPTQFAAHEDLAKYPRQQEEDARLLSGAGCHLMFAPSADAMYPEGFATTVAVAGPALGLEGDFRPQMFGGVALVVTKLFNQVQPDVAVFGEKDYQQLMVVRRFVRDLDLPVEIVGAPTERDGWGLALSSRNAYLSETELETARRLNGILAEAGVHASSGRPLPGVEREAYAALLKAGFDRVDYVAIRHAEDLTPFRNDIVDAPARILAAVWLGKTRLIDNMAV, via the coding sequence ATGATAGACGCCGCCCCCCTCCCCGTCGTCCGCACCGTCGCCGACCTGCGGGCGATCGTCCGGGACTGGAAACGTCAAGGCCTGAGCGTCGGCATGGTTCCGACCATGGGCGCCCTGCATGAAGGCCACCTGACCCTGGTGCGCGAGGCCGCACGCCGCACCGACCGCGTCGTCGCCTCCAACTTCGTCAATCCGACCCAGTTCGCGGCGCATGAGGATCTGGCCAAATATCCCCGTCAGCAGGAGGAAGACGCCCGTCTGCTGTCCGGCGCCGGCTGCCATCTGATGTTCGCGCCCTCAGCCGACGCGATGTATCCGGAAGGCTTCGCGACAACCGTCGCCGTCGCCGGCCCGGCGCTGGGTCTGGAAGGCGACTTCCGGCCGCAGATGTTCGGCGGGGTCGCCCTGGTCGTCACCAAGCTGTTCAACCAGGTCCAGCCCGATGTCGCGGTCTTCGGCGAGAAGGACTACCAACAGCTGATGGTCGTTCGTCGGTTCGTGCGCGACCTGGACCTGCCGGTCGAGATCGTCGGCGCGCCGACGGAGCGGGATGGCTGGGGCCTGGCCCTGTCGTCACGCAACGCCTACCTGTCGGAGACTGAGCTTGAGACCGCGCGCCGGCTGAACGGCATTCTGGCGGAGGCTGGCGTCCATGCCTCAAGCGGCCGCCCCCTGCCAGGCGTCGAGCGTGAAGCCTATGCCGCCCTTCTAAAAGCCGGGTTTGATCGGGTCGATTACGTCGCCATCCGTCACGCAGAGGACCTGACGCCGTTCCGCAACGACATCGTCGACGCCCCCGCCCGTATCCTGGCCGCCGTCTGGCTGGGCAAGACGCGCCTGATCGACAATATGGCGGTCTGA
- the mltG gene encoding endolytic transglycosylase MltG: MFGRGRVEKSSGRSGFTVSLLTASATFGLFLLVALIAVWAVYYAPGPSARQGQTTVVTLPSGSGVSAIAARMKAAGVIRSTDLFRAAATLTGADRRLRAGEYEVPSGTSLAGVLNLLVEGRVVRHFVTLPEGWSSLQAVDILNKEAVLTGTVAETPKEGSLWPDTYEVSRGDTRQSVIDRMQRAATENLRLLWSQRSPATVARTPEEAVILASIVEKETALAAERPRVAAVFTNRLRAGMRLESDPTIVYGVTKGRPLGRGIRRSELLAQTPWNTYQINGLPPTPIANPGKEAVKAVLNPPADPALFFVADGSGGHAFALTYDEHLQNVARWRQIERQKAGLPPEATPPATPGTSAAPMTTEPAAASIENGQATITLPAGATQGPR, from the coding sequence ATGTTCGGGCGCGGGCGGGTCGAGAAATCCAGCGGGCGGTCGGGCTTTACGGTCTCGCTGCTGACGGCGTCCGCGACCTTCGGCCTGTTCCTGCTGGTGGCGCTGATCGCCGTCTGGGCGGTCTATTATGCGCCGGGACCGTCCGCGCGGCAGGGCCAGACGACGGTGGTCACCCTGCCCAGCGGGTCCGGCGTCTCGGCCATCGCCGCGCGGATGAAGGCGGCGGGTGTGATCCGTTCGACGGACCTGTTCCGTGCGGCGGCGACCCTGACGGGCGCGGATCGTCGGTTGAGGGCCGGCGAATACGAGGTGCCGTCCGGCACGTCCTTGGCCGGGGTGCTGAACCTGCTGGTCGAGGGGCGGGTGGTGCGCCATTTCGTGACCCTGCCAGAGGGCTGGTCGTCGTTGCAGGCGGTGGACATCCTGAACAAGGAGGCCGTGCTGACCGGGACGGTCGCCGAAACGCCCAAGGAAGGCAGCCTGTGGCCTGACACCTATGAGGTTTCGCGCGGCGACACGCGCCAGTCGGTGATCGACCGGATGCAGCGCGCGGCGACCGAGAACCTGCGTCTGCTGTGGAGCCAGAGGTCGCCCGCGACCGTGGCGCGCACGCCGGAAGAGGCTGTGATTCTGGCCTCTATCGTGGAGAAGGAAACCGCGCTGGCGGCGGAACGACCGCGTGTCGCGGCGGTGTTCACGAACCGTCTGCGGGCGGGGATGCGGCTGGAGAGCGATCCGACCATCGTCTACGGCGTGACGAAGGGTCGGCCGCTGGGGCGCGGCATCCGGCGCTCGGAGCTACTGGCTCAGACGCCGTGGAACACCTACCAGATCAACGGGCTGCCGCCGACGCCGATCGCCAATCCGGGCAAGGAGGCGGTCAAGGCCGTGTTGAACCCGCCGGCTGATCCGGCCCTGTTCTTTGTGGCGGATGGCTCCGGCGGACACGCCTTCGCCCTGACCTATGACGAGCATCTGCAAAACGTCGCGCGGTGGCGTCAGATCGAGCGCCAAAAGGCGGGCTTGCCGCCGGAGGCCACGCCGCCCGCAACACCGGGGACCAGCGCGGCGCCGATGACGACCGAGCCGGCCGCCGCGTCGATCGAGAATGGTCAGGCGACGATCACCCTTCCGGCCGGCGCGACGCAGGGGCCCCGATGA
- a CDS encoding division plane positioning ATPase MipZ — MTQPHVIVLGNEKGGAGKSTLAIHIVTGLLHAGRSVAIIDLDLRQRSMQRFFHNRLAWLAANGHDLPQPFIPDMGDGKALAKADVAEQIATFERAFDEASARGVDCILIDTPGGDTAVSNAAHARADQIVTPMNDSFVDFDLLGDVDPVNLELLKPSIYSESVWEARKQRAIAQGRHATIDWLVVTNRLAVAEARNRKRLEERMTKLAKRVGFRVGPGLRDRVIYRELFPFGLTVADLSNEIRPVAVSLAHVAARQEMRNLMMAMGLEQVLSPLDVAA, encoded by the coding sequence ATGACGCAGCCGCATGTGATCGTCCTCGGCAACGAAAAGGGCGGGGCGGGCAAGTCCACCCTGGCCATCCACATCGTGACCGGCCTGCTGCACGCCGGGCGCTCGGTGGCGATCATCGATCTGGACCTGCGCCAGCGCTCGATGCAGCGTTTCTTCCACAATCGTCTGGCCTGGCTGGCCGCGAACGGGCACGATCTGCCCCAGCCGTTCATTCCTGACATGGGCGACGGCAAGGCCTTGGCCAAGGCGGACGTGGCCGAACAGATCGCCACCTTCGAGCGCGCTTTCGATGAGGCGTCGGCGCGGGGCGTCGATTGCATCCTGATCGACACGCCCGGCGGCGACACGGCCGTTTCGAACGCCGCCCACGCCCGCGCCGATCAGATCGTGACGCCGATGAACGACAGCTTCGTCGATTTCGATCTGCTGGGCGATGTCGATCCGGTCAACCTGGAGCTGCTGAAGCCCTCCATCTATTCCGAGAGCGTCTGGGAGGCGCGCAAGCAGCGCGCCATCGCCCAGGGCCGTCACGCCACGATCGACTGGCTGGTGGTCACCAATCGCCTCGCCGTCGCGGAGGCCCGCAACCGCAAGCGTCTGGAAGAACGGATGACCAAGCTGGCCAAACGCGTCGGCTTCCGCGTCGGTCCGGGCCTGCGCGACCGGGTCATCTATCGCGAGCTGTTCCCGTTCGGCCTGACGGTGGCCGACCTGTCGAACGAGATCCGGCCGGTCGCGGTGTCCCTGGCCCACGTCGCTGCGCGCCAGGAGATGCGCAATCTGATGATGGCGATGGGCCTGGAGCAGGTGCTGAGCCCTTTGGACGTGGCGGCCTGA
- the fabG gene encoding 3-oxoacyl-[acyl-carrier-protein] reductase, whose product MFNLAGKTALVTGATGGIGGAVARALHAQGATVVLSGTREAVLADLAKELGERAHFATANLSDPESVDNLVNAAETAAGAPLDILVANAGITKDGLLMRMKDEDFQSVLTVNLESYFRLTRAAVKGMMKRRSGRIIGVTSVVGVTGNPGQTNYSASKAGMIGFSKSLAQEVGSRGITVNCIAPGFIASPMTDVLNDQQRETILGRIPAGRLGSGDEIAAAAVYLSSDEAAYVTGQTLHVNGGMAMI is encoded by the coding sequence ATGTTCAATCTTGCAGGCAAGACCGCGCTGGTGACCGGTGCGACGGGCGGGATCGGCGGGGCGGTGGCGCGGGCGCTGCATGCCCAGGGCGCGACGGTGGTGCTGTCAGGCACGCGCGAGGCCGTGCTGGCCGATCTGGCCAAGGAGCTGGGGGAGCGGGCGCATTTCGCCACGGCGAACCTGTCGGACCCGGAATCGGTCGACAATCTGGTCAACGCAGCCGAAACGGCGGCGGGCGCGCCGCTGGATATCCTGGTGGCCAATGCGGGCATTACCAAGGACGGCCTGCTGATGCGGATGAAGGACGAGGATTTCCAGTCGGTCCTGACCGTCAACCTGGAGAGCTATTTCCGCCTGACCCGCGCGGCGGTGAAGGGGATGATGAAGCGCCGTTCGGGGCGAATCATCGGCGTCACCTCGGTCGTCGGCGTGACCGGCAATCCGGGCCAGACCAACTATTCGGCGTCCAAGGCCGGGATGATCGGCTTTTCCAAGTCGCTGGCGCAGGAGGTCGGCTCGCGCGGCATCACGGTCAACTGCATCGCGCCGGGCTTCATCGCCTCGCCGATGACCGACGTCCTGAACGATCAGCAGCGAGAGACCATCTTGGGCCGGATTCCGGCGGGCCGACTGGGTTCGGGCGACGAGATCGCCGCCGCCGCCGTCTATCTGTCGTCCGACGAAGCCGCCTATGTGACGGGCCAGACCCTGCATGTGAACGGCGGAATGGCGATGATTTAA
- a CDS encoding prephenate dehydratase domain-containing protein: MQVAAPTEEKPGRVAYQGAPGSFSHEACLALRPWDEAVAFETFAQALDALRAGDCGCALIPVENSTIGVVEPAATLVGALGVEPVAQVWRPIRHALMAIDGARLSDIRTVESHPIALAQCKDTLAGLNVEVVEHFDTAGAARDVAEAGDPTRAAIAPMGAAEVYGLSILRNDLQDSGDNQTRFVLLSFPEG; this comes from the coding sequence ATGCAAGTAGCGGCTCCAACTGAGGAGAAGCCTGGACGGGTCGCCTATCAGGGCGCGCCCGGATCGTTCAGCCATGAGGCTTGTCTGGCCTTGCGTCCGTGGGACGAGGCTGTGGCGTTCGAAACTTTCGCCCAGGCGCTGGATGCGCTGCGCGCCGGCGACTGCGGTTGCGCCCTGATACCGGTCGAGAACTCGACCATCGGCGTGGTCGAACCGGCGGCGACGCTGGTCGGTGCGCTTGGCGTGGAGCCCGTCGCCCAGGTCTGGCGGCCGATCCGTCATGCGCTGATGGCGATCGACGGCGCGCGTCTGTCCGATATCCGCACGGTCGAGAGCCACCCCATCGCCCTGGCCCAATGCAAGGACACGCTGGCCGGTTTGAATGTCGAGGTTGTCGAGCATTTCGATACCGCAGGCGCGGCGCGCGATGTGGCAGAAGCGGGCGATCCGACACGGGCGGCCATCGCCCCGATGGGCGCCGCCGAGGTGTACGGCCTGTCGATCCTGCGCAACGACTTGCAGGATTCCGGCGATAATCAGACGCGTTTTGTCCTGTTGAGCTTCCCTGAGGGTTGA
- a CDS encoding acyl carrier protein, with protein sequence MSDTLERVRKIVIDHLDADPDKVTEKASFIDDLGADSLDNVELVMAFEEEFDIEIPDDAAEHIQTVGDAVKFIDEKSAG encoded by the coding sequence ATGTCCGACACCCTCGAGCGCGTTCGCAAGATCGTCATCGACCATCTGGACGCCGATCCGGACAAGGTCACCGAAAAGGCCAGCTTCATCGACGACCTGGGCGCCGACTCGCTCGACAACGTCGAGCTGGTGATGGCCTTCGAAGAAGAATTCGACATCGAGATCCCGGATGACGCCGCCGAGCACATCCAGACGGTCGGCGATGCGGTCAAGTTCATCGACGAAAAGTCGGCCGGCTGA